The proteins below come from a single Alosa sapidissima isolate fAloSap1 chromosome 23, fAloSap1.pri, whole genome shotgun sequence genomic window:
- the LOC121698819 gene encoding protein Shroom2-like isoform X4, giving the protein MTLLAVVMFVKNRFKGRNDSASRPHSWHSSKVAETQTQRIAQNTEPEPIWQSKYSISSSSNDVSKCWDPAKQHQAPNQLTTVQNMEAVDPCPLTDTSSVSLPPSKHLSAVDLSTGAGAGTLRKRDSPHATLSMSSNSLDPGSGGGLSKSQAASLECMFYRGGQSEAGGQPERPRYLQLPVVSSCGRVSPRLEEQVSSRYSSSSTLSCVATAAGGGGGSRANINPVWNVPEAKKPTAPSPPPPPPPLRSDSFAATKVHEKGLTAPGALPGPDGPSAHPQQKAPQGRSAVERLVKGTESQQQQQQQQQSVQSGERGGPDARHGFLASQRSEVLPPYLSAEDYNANQIPLSKPSSLSSSDGRQGLAGPDYQRQHSDESSHLSLHPKGSSASYTTTTAAATPKHHSVGGYYRSLQELPTNTCSRGQARTSTASLSSNALDQSSDRGGGGGHVRYYCYTPLQQPTLTTVTAALQGCVQGKPEAWRDEAGPVGTQRAMKNKYPAAQQAFNGYGNKQASGQTASESPSAGLNVWMARSSSDERERMTSGGGADGHHGNRYSHGQQQQLQSHREPPADPWVSQECRKICPQQTPLLHSLSQENKLLTEKRSPPLTTTVPGPQDSPELGGGSGKQGRRSDRYATTLRNEIIIKRAQLQKSRSAAALSCPGEADDEAKPGAWKSPETSTSSDGSFSNTYKDHLKEAQARVLQATSFKRKDLELPGSEGTPATAAMLARRDLSVAEILSGKAGAVAGGNHVSRIGSRKRFPMSKRVHSFSEPDKINEVGVEGKGLTLDSVGSFIDRRMFFEGVAKPTFSKPAPKTGPQSSPEELHISAKAKGPPSHEEPAGSKVIGSSPPQGHHAHRGHLREHHSRHHSGKEHGWPKQEPPLQQQSPPLPPLSRLGTFAEYEATWNMQRKQSEARSSGRYHSAENILEPSAEDGNEAVCVHERSRSSPSADFYEQKMPLPARKLYLDRPADTHTMGVLAERGLAESRGVRERPAQPDHFLPPSEAAASRTDLEKRDVSTIAAPPADPRYHQPTPDPPPYPDHLRHVGVTAALEQPALPKKRGAAASALPQRLSPPRVDTPGPSVDMTVTSLRESSDLQTAGHSARGSSRSPGVGLVLPVPAMPTLASDATLKVSPCPEREVQAGSRLDEEWRALHQTALAALAPSLAHSPLPHPHTHPHGPASSPAALKGTAALTVPTTNATRSPSPQFAPQRLTDKPPAPTQDDLSSDKMGDASELSNVVKRVPVRIVHAETSLERKGRQYLLSNGAQGGPTTTTTTATTKTSPQSSFAPQEQSYSLFCAYSRQEEAEWEAHRGSSRPPQGTPGFPVAPTGATLNGQSRRSSLPAAATDAAVGDRSDDDVKREELARDIMGKDKSLADILDQSRMRTTMDLMGGIFPQGEQVLEGAQQRRRVAPKQTSPRAADESRRVEDDLATAVSVVSSSSYYSTSAPKAELLIKMKDMQEQMDEQDSEDELDYDLSSKKQELISSLSTKLQVLHEARESLQDDVQDNNALGQEVEATVQAVCKPNELDKFRMFIGDLDKVVSLLLSLSGRLARVENALNNLEEGASAEEKHALTEKRRLLIRQHEDAKELKENLDRRERLVYDILASYLSAERLADYEHFVKMKSALIIEQRKLEDKIKLGEEQLKCLRDSLPLEQRLMF; this is encoded by the exons ATGACATTATTAGCAGTAGTGATGTTTGT GAAGAACCGCTTCAAAGG GAGGAATGATTCTGCCAGCAGACCACACTCCTGGCATTCATCCAAAGTGGCCGAGACCCAGACCCAGAGGATAGCACAGAACACCGAACCAGAACCTATATGGCAGTCCAAATACAGCATAAG ctcTTCCTCTAATGACGTGTCTAAATGTTGGGACCCTGCAAAGCAGCATCAGGCACCAAATCAACTCACCACAGTCCAGAACATGGAAGCTGTGGACCCCTGTCCACTGACCGACACGTCCAGTGTGTCGTTACCCCCCTCCAAGCACCTCAGCGCTGTCGACCTGTCCACAGGAGCCGGCGCAGGGACACTCCGCAAGCGAGACTCCCCGCACGCGACCCTCTCCATGAGCTCCAACAGCCTAGACCCCGGCAGCGGCGGCGGCCTGTCCAAGAGCCAGGCGGCGTCCCTGGAGTGCATGTTCTACCGTGGCGGCCAGAGCGAGGCCGGGGGCCAGCCGGAGCGACCGCGCTACCTGCAGCTCCCCGTGGTCAGCAGCTGTGGTAGGGTCAGCCCGCGGCTGGAGGAGCAGGTGAGCTCCCGGTACTCCTCCTCGTCGACTTTGTCCTGCGTCGCCACTGCCgctggaggagggggaggttCGAGGGCGAACATCAACCCCGTGTGGAACGTTCCGGAAGCCAAGAAGCCTACGGCTCCGTCTCCgccaccaccccctcccccgcTGCGCAGCGACAGCTTCGCCGCCACCAAAGTCCACGAGAAGGGCTTGACCGCGCCCGGGGCTCTCCCTGGACCGGACGGTCCCTCTGCTCACCCGCAGCAGAAGGCTCCCCAGGGCAGGTCCGCTGTCGAACGGCTGGTCAAGGGCACCgagagccagcagcagcagcagcagcagcagcagagtgtCCAGTCTGGGGAGAGAGGTGGGCCGGACGCTCGCCATGGCTTCCTGGCGTCTCAGAGAAGCGAGGTGCTGCCCCCGTATCTCTCCGCCGAGGACTACAACGCCAACCAGATCCCCCTCAGCAAACCGAGCTCTCTGTCCAGCTCTGACGGACGGCAGGGCCTGGCTGGCCCTGACTACCAGCGGCAGCACAGCGACGAGAGCTCTCACCTCAGCCTGCACCCCAAAGGCTCGTCGGCATCGTACACCACAACCACGGCCGCCGCCACTCCGAAGCACCACAGCGTCGGGGGATACTACCGCAGCCTGCAGGAGCTGCCAACCAACACGTGCAGCCGAGGACAGGCCAGAACCTCCACCGCGTCGCTGTCCAGCAACGCCCTGGACCAGAGCTCTGACCGCGGCGGAGGTGGAGGGCACGTGAGGTACTACTGCTACACACCTCTGCAGCAGCCGACACTGACCACAGTAACAGCAGCTCTGCAGGGATGTGTTCAGGGCAAGCCGGAGGCCTGGAGAGACGAGGCCGGTCCAGTCGGGACACAGAGGGCCATGAAGAACAAGTACCCCGCCGCCCAGCAGGCTTTTAACGGCTACGGCAACAAGCAGGCGAGCGGTCAGACGGCCTCAGAGAGTCCGTCCGCTGGGCTCAACGTGTGGATGGCGCGGTCGAGCTCGGACGAGCGGGAGCGGATGACCAGTGGGGGCGGGGCAGAcggtcaccatggcaacaggtATTCTCACggtcagcagcagcagttgcAGTCGCACAGGGAGCCGCCGGCTGACCCGTGGGTGTCGCAGGAATGCCGTAAGATTTGCCCTCAGCAGACCCCTCTGCTCCACTCGCTGTCTCAGGAGAACAAGCTGCTGACCGAGAAACGATCGCCGCCCCTGACCACCACCGTTCCTGGTCCTCAAGACAGCCCAGAGCTGGGCGGTGGCAGCGGCAAGCAGGGTCGCCGGAGTGACCGCTACGCCACCACGCTGCGCAACGAGATTATCATCAAGCGGGCGCAGCTGCAGAAGAGCCGCAGCGCCGCCGCCCTGTCCTGTCCCGGGGAGGCGGACGACGAGGCCAAGCCCGGCGCCTGGAAGTCCCCCGAGACGTCCACTTCCTCTGACGGATCCTTCTCCAACACCTACAAGGACCACCTGAAGGAGGCGCAGGCGCGTGTGCTGCAGGCCACGTCCTTCAAACGGAAAGATCTAGAACTTCCTGGGAGCGAGGGCACGCCCGCCACCGCCGCCATGTTGGCGCGCCGAGATCTGAGCGTGGCTGAGATCCTGTCGGGTAAGGCCGGAGCTGTTGCCGGCGGCAACCACGTGTCACGCATCGGAAGCCGGAAGCGCTTCCCCATGAGCAAGCGCGTGCACTCGTTCTCCGAGCCGGACAAGATCAACGAGGTCGGTGTCGAGGGCAAAGGGCTGACCTTGGACTCGGTCGGCTCGTTCATCGACCGGCGCATGTTCTTCGAGGGAGTCGCCAAGCCGACGTTTTCCAAACCTGCTCCTAAGACAGGACCTCAGAGCTCACCTGAGGAGCTCCACATCAGCGCAAAGGCCAAAGGGCCACCCTCACACGAAGAGCCCGCTGGGTCGAAGGTCATAGGGTCGTCCCCGCCACAAGGCCACCACGCCCACAGAGGCCACCTCAGGGAGCACCACTCCAGACATCACTCAGGGAAAGAGCATGGTTGGCCCAAGCAGGAGCCCCCTCTGCAGCAGCAGTCGCCGCCACTGCCCCCGCTGTCGCGGTTGGGCACGTTCGCCGAGTACGAGGCCACCTGGAACATGCAGCGGAAACAGTCTGAGGCCAGGAGCTCGGGCAGGTACCACTCGGCTGAGAACATCCTGGAGCCGTCGGCAGAGGACGGGAACGAGGCTGTGTGTGTCCACGAGAGGTCCAGGTCATCCCCCTCTGCAGACTTCTATGAACAG AAAATGCCCCTGCCTGCCAGGAAACTCTATCTAGATCGGCCAGCTGACACCCACACCATGGG CGTGTTGGCCGAGAGGGGCCTGGCGGAGAGCAGGGGAGTACGAGAGCGTCCTGCCCAGCCTGACCACTTCCTGCCGCCCTCTGAGGCCGCGGCGTCCCGAACGGATCTCGAGAAGAGAGACGTGTCCACGATCGCTGCCCCCCCTGCGGACCCCCGGTACCACCAGCCTACGCCCGATCCCCCGCCGTACCCTGACCACTTGCGCCACGTCGGGGTCACCGCCGCCCTCGAGCAGCCCGCCCTCCCCAAAAAGAGGGGCGCAGCAGCTTCAGCGTTACCCCAGAGGCTCTCCCCGCCCAGAGTCGACACTCCGGGGCCCTCTGTGGACATGACTGTGACCTCGCTGAGAGAGTCCAGTGACCTCCAGACTGCTGGTCATTCCGCGAGGGGCAGCAGCAGGTCTCCCGGGGTGGGGTTGGTACTGCCAGTGCCCGCTATGCCCACGCTGGCATCGGACGCCACACTGAAGGTGTCCCCGtgcccagagagagaggtgcaggcGGGCAGCCGACTGGACGAGGAGTGGAGGGCCCTGCACCAGACCGCCCTGGCTGCCTTGGCACCGTCTCTGGCAcattctcctcttcctcatccacacactcatcctcacGGTCCTGCCTCCTCGCCCGCTGCCCTCAAGGGCACTGCTGCCCTAACGGTGCCCACTACCAATGCCACACGCTCACCCTCGCCACAGTTTGCCCCACAGAGACTGACCGACAAGCCCCCAGCACCCACACAGGATGACCTATCCAG TGATAAGATGGGTGACGCCTCGGAGCTGAGTAACGTTGTGAAGAGAGTCCCCGTCAGGATCGTCCACGCTGAGACCAGTCTGGAGCGGAAGGGCCGCCAGTACCTCCTCAGCAACGGAGCTCAGGGTgggccaacaacaacaacaacaacagcgacaACAAAAACAAGCCCTCAAAGCAGCTTCGCCCCCCAGGAGCAGTCCTACTCCCTCTTCTGTGCCTACTCACGGCAGGAGGAGGCGGAGTGGGAGGCGCACCGCGGCTCCTCCAGACCTCCTCAGGGGACCCCGGGCTTCCCTGTAGCCCCAACAGGGGCCACCCTGAACGGGCAGTCGAGAAGGAGCAGCCTGCCCGCCGCCGCCACCGACGCGGCGGTGGGCGATCGCTCAGATGACGACGTGAAGAGAGAGGAGCTGGCCCGGGACATCATGGGTAAGGACAAGTCGCTGGCGGACATCTTGGACCAGAGCCGCATGCGGACCACCATGGACCTGATGGGGGGCATCTTCCCGCAGGGCGAGCAGGTGCTGGAGGGGGCACAGCAGCGCCGACGAGTCGCCCCCAAACAGACGTCGCCCCGCGCCGCAGACGAGAG caggagGGTGGAGGATGACCTGGCAACGGCGGTGTCCGTGGTGAGTAGCTCCTCCTACTACAGCACGTCAGCGCCCAAGGCGGAGCTCCTGATTAAGATGAAGGACATGCAGGAGCAGATGGACGAGCAGGACTCCGAGGACGAGCTCGACTATGACCTCTCCAGCAAGAAG caAGAGCTGATCAGCAGCCTGAGTACGAAGCTGCAGGTGCTGCACGAGGCGCGTGAGAGCCTCCAGGATGACGTGCAGGACAATAACGCGCTGGGCCAGGAGGTGGAAGCCACCGTGCAGGCCGTCTGCAAGCCCAACGAGCTGGACAAGTTCCGCATGTTCATCGGGGACCTGGACAAGGTGGTCAGCCTGCTGCTGTCCCTCTCCGGCAGGCTGGCCCGCGTGGAGAACGCCCTCAACAACCTGGAGGAGGGGGCCTCAGCTGAGGAGAAG cACGCCCTGACCGAGAAGCGCAGGCTGCTGATTCGTCAGCACGAGGATGCCAAGGAGCTGAAGGAGAACCTGGACCGGCGCGAGCGACTGGTCTACGACATCCTGGCCAGCTACCTGAGCGCCGAGCGTCTGGCTGACTACGAGCACTTCGTCAAGATGAAGTCGGCACTCATCATCGAGCAGCGCAAGCTGGAGGACAAGATCAAACTGGGAGAGGAACAACTCAAGTGTCTGAGAGACAGCCTGCCTCTGGAGCAGAGACTCatgttctga